One genomic window of Elaeis guineensis isolate ETL-2024a chromosome 2, EG11, whole genome shotgun sequence includes the following:
- the LOC105048943 gene encoding ATP-dependent Clp protease proteolytic subunit-related protein 4, chloroplastic has protein sequence MEVAFYPSGFPLEARMICSPPTRSGVTRTRSKVALTPPPGASSTASSLSSGLVVPFVGGSVSGNFSGQKMRIPSLSPSPSGRRGKRGGITMVIPFLRGSAWEQPPPDLASYLYKNRIVYLGMSLVPSVTELMLAEFLYLQYEDAEKPIYLYINSTGTTKGGEKLGYETEAFAIYDVMSYVKPPIFTLCVGNAWGEAALLLAAGARGNRAALPSSTIMIKQPIARFQGQATDVDLARKEIKNVKAELVALYSKHIGKPPEQIEEDIRRPKYFSPSEAVEYGIIDKVLYNESCREDRSVVSDLKRAQLI, from the exons ATGGAGGTGGCCTTCTACCCCTCGGGCTTCCCCCTGGAGGCGCGGATGATATGCTCTCCTCCCACTCGCTCTGGGGTCACCAGGACCCGATCCAAGGTCGCTCTCACTCCTCCTCCGGGTGCCTCTTCGACAGCGTCCTCTCTTAGCAGCGGTCTAGTCGTTCCTTTCGTCGGAGGAAGCGTCTCCGGCAACTTCTCCGGTCAGAAGATGAGGATCCCCTCGCTAAGCCCGTCTCCATCCGGTCGCCGGGGCAAGAGGGGCGGCATCACCATG GTTATCCCTTTCTTGAGAGGAAGTGCATGGGAGCAACCACCTCCAGATCTAGCTTCTTACTTGTACAAAAATCGAATTGTATACTTGGGCATGTCTCTTGTTCCATCAGTGACAGAGCTGATGCTAGCAGAGTTTCTTTATCTTCAATATGAGGATGCAGAAAAGCCAATTTACCTGTACATAAATTCTACCGGCACAACGAag GGTGGAGAGAAATTGGGTTATGAGACAGAGGCTTTTGCAATTTATGATGTCATGAG TTATGTTAAACCACCTATTTTCACACTTTGTGTTGGAAATGCTTGGGGAGAAGCCGCATTACTCTTGGCTGCTGGTGCTAGAGGAAACCGTGCTGCTCTCCCATCATCAACAATAATGATAAAGCAG CCAATTGCAAGGTTTCAAGGCCAAGCGACAGATGTTGATCTTGcaagaaaagaaattaaaaatgTGAAGGCGGAATTG GTTGCTCTTTATTCTAAGCATATAGGAAAACCTCCTGAACAAATTGAGGAAGATATCAGACGTCCGAAATATTTCAGTCCCAGTGAAGCAGTTGAATATGGTATCATCGACAAG GTGTTGTACAATGAAAGCTGCCGGGAAGACCGTAGTGTCGTATCTGACCTTAAAAGAGCTCAACTTATATAA
- the LOC105048916 gene encoding uncharacterized protein isoform X1 produces the protein MPALTMKNKLSRECVGQHNLHVSCKSTKISKHSCPQVKSFEEAAVLDIYIQNHQHGSSNIDVSGQNIVITEANDFQNKLDDASVHILKASSSSGPISIGRMGSLSATCPSNMETIFSPSLEDNNSQLKLINHSNAVKDENPKLPHLVADDGDDGSCSSSDSQTYSLLDFYGSDSISALPFDTDMGFTDVINTACPSYELTNSDIMIDMADKYMLLPFLGKTAETSSIYVEGSYEETMMNSDDARFYLAIHQLKSSDEETQITCHSGNLDEMEFFDPQLVFRSLPDLPEAVSSICPISLPKETQRRKPITLVLDLDETLVHSTLEHCDNADFTFQVFFNMKQHTVYVRRRPHLQLFLERVAQMFEIVIFTASQSIYAEQLLDMLDPEKKLISQRIYRESCIFSDGSYTKDLTILGVNLAKVVIIDNSPQVFRLQVNNGIPIKSWFDDPSDHALLQLLPFLESLADADDVRPIIAKKFGNKE, from the exons ATGCCTGCATTGACAATGAAGAACAAATTAAGCAGGGAATGCGTAGGGCAACACAATCTCCATGTATCTTGCAAGTCAACTAAAATATCAAAACATTCATGTCCTCAAGTTAAATCATTTGAAGAAGCAGCTGTCTTGGACATCTATATTCAAAATCATCAGCACG GTTCTTCAAATATTGATGTCTCTGGACAGAACATTGTGATCACAGAAGCTAATGATTTCCAGAACAAATTGGATGATGCCTCTGTTCATATTCTGAAGGCATCGTCATCATCTGGTCCTATTTCAATTGGAAGAATG GGTTCACTATCAGCCACATGTCCATCTAACATGGAAACAATTTTCTCACCGAGTCTCGAGGACAACAATTCTCAGTTAAAACTGATAAATCACAGTAATGCAG TTAAGGATGAAAACCCCAAGTTGCCTCATCTGGTTGCCGATGACGGTGATGATGGAAGTTGTAGTTCTAGTGATTCTCAAACATACAGTCTATTGGATTTCTATGGTTCTGATAGCATTTCTGCTTTACCCTTTGATACTGATATGGGATTTACAGATGTCATAAATACTGCTTGTCCTAGTTATGAGCTTACAAATTCTGACATAATGATTGATATGGCGGACAAATACATGTTACTACCTTTCCTAGGGAAAACAGCAGAAACCAGCAGCATTTATGTTGAGGGGTCCTATGAAGAGACAATGATGAATTCTGATGATGCACGCTTTTATCTAGCCATTCACCAGCTGAAATCATCCGATGAGGAAACTCAGATAACTTGTCATTCTGGCAATCTGGATGaaatggagttcttcgatccacagTTAGTATTTAGAAGTTTACCTGATTTACCTGAGGCAGTTTCATCCATATGTCCTATTTCACTACCAAAGGAAACACAGAGAAGGAAGCCTATCACCCTTGTACTTGATTTGGATG AAACTCTTGTCCACTCCACCCTGGAGCATTGTGATAATGCTGATTTCACCTTTCAAGTCTTCTTTAACATGAAACAACATACTGTATATGTAAGACGTAGGCCTCACCTGCAGCTCTTTCTGGAGAGGGTAGCTCAGATGTTTGAGATTGTCATTTTCACAGCCAGTCAAAGTATCTATGCTGAACAGCTATTGGATATGCTGGATCCAGAGAAGAAGTTAATTTCACAGCGTATTTATCGTGAATCATGCATATTTTCTGATGGTAGCTATACAAAGGACCTGACCATTTTAGGAGTCAATTTGGCAAAAGTTGTCATAATCGACAATTCTCCACAG GTTTTCCGATTGCAGGTAAATAATGGAATACCTATTAAGAGTTGGTTTGATGATCCATCAGACCATGCATTGCTTCAATTACTTCCCTTCCTTGAGAGCCTGGCAGATGCAGATGATGTCCGTCCCATCATTGCAAAGAAATTCGGAAATAAGGAATGA
- the LOC105048916 gene encoding uncharacterized protein isoform X2, whose protein sequence is MPALTMKNKLSRECVGQHNLHVSCKSTKISKHSCPQVKSFEEAAVLDIYIQNHQHGSSNIDVSGQNIVITEANDFQNKLDDASVHILKASSSSGPISIGRMGSLSATCPSNMETIFSPSLEDNNSQLKLINHSNAGKTAETSSIYVEGSYEETMMNSDDARFYLAIHQLKSSDEETQITCHSGNLDEMEFFDPQLVFRSLPDLPEAVSSICPISLPKETQRRKPITLVLDLDETLVHSTLEHCDNADFTFQVFFNMKQHTVYVRRRPHLQLFLERVAQMFEIVIFTASQSIYAEQLLDMLDPEKKLISQRIYRESCIFSDGSYTKDLTILGVNLAKVVIIDNSPQVFRLQVNNGIPIKSWFDDPSDHALLQLLPFLESLADADDVRPIIAKKFGNKE, encoded by the exons ATGCCTGCATTGACAATGAAGAACAAATTAAGCAGGGAATGCGTAGGGCAACACAATCTCCATGTATCTTGCAAGTCAACTAAAATATCAAAACATTCATGTCCTCAAGTTAAATCATTTGAAGAAGCAGCTGTCTTGGACATCTATATTCAAAATCATCAGCACG GTTCTTCAAATATTGATGTCTCTGGACAGAACATTGTGATCACAGAAGCTAATGATTTCCAGAACAAATTGGATGATGCCTCTGTTCATATTCTGAAGGCATCGTCATCATCTGGTCCTATTTCAATTGGAAGAATG GGTTCACTATCAGCCACATGTCCATCTAACATGGAAACAATTTTCTCACCGAGTCTCGAGGACAACAATTCTCAGTTAAAACTGATAAATCACAGTAATGCAG GGAAAACAGCAGAAACCAGCAGCATTTATGTTGAGGGGTCCTATGAAGAGACAATGATGAATTCTGATGATGCACGCTTTTATCTAGCCATTCACCAGCTGAAATCATCCGATGAGGAAACTCAGATAACTTGTCATTCTGGCAATCTGGATGaaatggagttcttcgatccacagTTAGTATTTAGAAGTTTACCTGATTTACCTGAGGCAGTTTCATCCATATGTCCTATTTCACTACCAAAGGAAACACAGAGAAGGAAGCCTATCACCCTTGTACTTGATTTGGATG AAACTCTTGTCCACTCCACCCTGGAGCATTGTGATAATGCTGATTTCACCTTTCAAGTCTTCTTTAACATGAAACAACATACTGTATATGTAAGACGTAGGCCTCACCTGCAGCTCTTTCTGGAGAGGGTAGCTCAGATGTTTGAGATTGTCATTTTCACAGCCAGTCAAAGTATCTATGCTGAACAGCTATTGGATATGCTGGATCCAGAGAAGAAGTTAATTTCACAGCGTATTTATCGTGAATCATGCATATTTTCTGATGGTAGCTATACAAAGGACCTGACCATTTTAGGAGTCAATTTGGCAAAAGTTGTCATAATCGACAATTCTCCACAG GTTTTCCGATTGCAGGTAAATAATGGAATACCTATTAAGAGTTGGTTTGATGATCCATCAGACCATGCATTGCTTCAATTACTTCCCTTCCTTGAGAGCCTGGCAGATGCAGATGATGTCCGTCCCATCATTGCAAAGAAATTCGGAAATAAGGAATGA